One Niabella beijingensis DNA window includes the following coding sequences:
- a CDS encoding glycoside hydrolase family 88 protein, giving the protein MKKTGIIIAFVASALTGIAQRINIPVTVKDAEKQTAVMLREIRVAKETDKKGLSPRTLEDGKLKLVASRDWTSGFFPGELWYLYELSGNKKWETAARTFTADIEQEKINGTTHDMGFKVYCSFGNGYRLTKDPHYKEVIIQAAKTLSTRFNPTAGVLRSWDHSKNKWDFPVIIDNMMNLELLFEAWKLTGDQSLYKIAVSHADQTMKNHFRPDYSSYHVVDYDTVTGKINKKTTHQGYANESAWSRGQSWGLYGYTMCYRETKDAKYLKMAEHIAGFILSHPHLPKDGVPYWDFNAPGIPDEPRDASAAAVIASALYELSTYSKNAKRYRAAADQIVGSLTKNYRAPIGTASGFLLLHSTGTKLTNTEVDEPLSYADYYYLEALQRLQQLQAGKKLF; this is encoded by the coding sequence ATGAAGAAAACAGGAATCATCATCGCTTTCGTTGCGAGTGCGTTAACAGGAATTGCACAGCGTATAAATATTCCGGTAACAGTGAAAGATGCCGAAAAGCAAACGGCCGTAATGCTCCGGGAGATCCGTGTTGCAAAGGAAACAGATAAAAAAGGGCTATCTCCAAGAACCCTGGAAGACGGAAAGTTGAAGCTGGTGGCCTCCCGCGACTGGACCAGCGGCTTTTTTCCCGGCGAGCTCTGGTACCTGTATGAGCTTTCCGGTAATAAAAAATGGGAAACAGCCGCAAGAACCTTTACGGCAGACATTGAACAGGAGAAAATCAATGGCACCACGCATGATATGGGATTTAAAGTGTATTGCAGTTTCGGTAACGGGTACCGGCTCACAAAAGATCCGCATTATAAGGAAGTGATCATCCAGGCGGCAAAGACGCTGAGCACACGATTCAATCCAACGGCCGGTGTGCTCCGGTCCTGGGACCACAGTAAAAATAAATGGGATTTTCCGGTGATCATTGACAATATGATGAACCTTGAATTGTTGTTTGAAGCCTGGAAACTTACCGGTGACCAGTCGTTGTATAAGATAGCGGTAAGTCATGCAGACCAGACCATGAAAAACCATTTCCGTCCGGATTACAGCTCTTATCATGTGGTGGATTATGATACGGTTACCGGTAAGATCAATAAGAAGACCACTCACCAGGGCTATGCCAATGAATCTGCCTGGTCGCGCGGGCAGTCATGGGGACTGTATGGGTATACCATGTGCTACCGGGAAACAAAGGATGCAAAGTACTTGAAGATGGCCGAGCACATTGCCGGCTTTATACTCAGTCATCCCCATCTCCCCAAAGATGGTGTTCCTTATTGGGATTTTAATGCACCGGGGATCCCCGATGAACCGCGTGATGCCTCGGCTGCGGCGGTGATTGCATCGGCATTGTATGAGTTGAGCACCTATAGCAAGAACGCAAAGAGATACCGGGCAGCGGCAGACCAGATCGTTGGAAGTCTTACAAAAAATTACCGGGCGCCCATTGGCACCGCAAGCGGATTCCTGCTGCTGCACAGCACCGGTACAAAGCTAACGAACACGGAAGTGGATGAGCCACTGAGCTATGCCGACTATTATTACCTGGAAGCATTGCAGCGGCTGCAGCAACTTCAGGCGGGGAAGAAATTGTTCTGA
- a CDS encoding polysaccharide lyase has protein sequence MKNLKTTNALFGCMALLAIACTTKTAVDGPDGPADPNEGYQLTTTLESNASMPGQNYSAINTFMKTYGFDYSEHPNCSGGYGGHPDGVHCDTELDPDLNKYVFRFNIHIDPVIDGDRCSSGTVDRQRNEMKSATNNTTWAKIQGNWDEWQVLEWKFKLPQGFQPTSSFCHIHQLKAQDGPNNGSPLITITPRANSNGSNKRIQIIHSVDGASTGKGTIVDNIPLADFENEWVQVREEMHYTHNGSYSCKIIRIRDGKVLIDFKDENIDLWRSGASYIRNKYGIYRSLAGGKLNQDPVGQSPLLKNESLWLTDVKVYEKNTNPNPGQAHD, from the coding sequence ATGAAAAATTTAAAAACAACAAATGCATTGTTTGGCTGCATGGCCCTGCTTGCCATCGCCTGCACTACAAAAACAGCGGTAGATGGTCCGGATGGACCGGCGGACCCCAACGAAGGGTACCAGCTGACCACCACACTGGAATCAAATGCTTCTATGCCTGGCCAGAATTACAGCGCCATCAATACCTTTATGAAGACCTATGGGTTTGATTATTCCGAGCATCCCAATTGCAGCGGGGGCTATGGCGGACATCCGGACGGTGTGCACTGCGATACCGAGCTGGACCCGGATCTCAATAAATATGTGTTCCGCTTTAATATTCATATCGATCCGGTGATCGACGGAGACCGTTGCAGTTCCGGTACGGTGGACCGCCAGCGGAATGAGATGAAGTCGGCTACCAACAATACCACCTGGGCCAAAATCCAGGGCAACTGGGATGAGTGGCAGGTACTGGAATGGAAATTCAAACTGCCCCAGGGATTCCAGCCCACTTCCAGTTTTTGTCACATCCATCAGCTGAAAGCGCAGGACGGACCCAATAACGGGAGTCCGCTCATCACCATTACTCCCCGTGCCAACAGCAACGGAAGCAATAAACGGATACAGATCATTCACTCCGTGGATGGCGCCAGCACCGGCAAGGGAACCATCGTTGATAATATACCGCTGGCCGATTTTGAGAACGAATGGGTGCAGGTGCGGGAAGAAATGCACTACACGCACAACGGATCTTATTCCTGTAAGATCATCCGCATAAGAGATGGCAAGGTACTGATCGATTTTAAGGATGAGAACATAGACCTGTGGCGCAGCGGGGCTTCTTATATCCGCAATAAATACGGTATTTACAGAAGTCTGGCCGGCGGGAAGCTGAACCAGGATCCCGTTGGACAAAGTCCTTTATTAAAGAACGAATCCCTGTGGCTGACGGATGTTAAGGTATATGAAAAGAATACCAATCCCAATCCCGGGCAGGCGCATGATTGA
- a CDS encoding polysaccharide lyase 6 family protein, with protein sequence MKRYITALLLLQLPVLLFAGTITVESLPDLQKAIGQAKPGDEIILKNGVYTAETDIKIAQQGTKEQPITIRAERTGGAEINGSGGISIVSPAAYIIISGFKFTHAASKARTAPGTRFCRWTHNVFETPGKGEYLTIAGSDHEIDYNTFQNKTEMGRILAIRGEGKQVAERLHIHHNYFYNFPDQGGANGAETLQFGLSGFSLSTSNSVVEYNLFEKCHGENELISVKASGVTLRYNTIRDCPAQFTLRHGNKCEVYGNYFFNTPGIRIFGDDHHIFSNYFENCDPAITIGNGGAEVADGAPLTSHDRPDRVWIAFNTLVNNKRNIIQPERKNGLGSTFISVISNIIQGGDAAVSIAGPYTQPKWSGNIIFNTKGPGDLPEAGYRVTDPKLVKGADGIWRLSKGSPAIGAGGSNHPVAAVDMEGQPRNKKWDIGADQYSTAATTAQALKANEVGAQAK encoded by the coding sequence ATGAAAAGATACATAACCGCTTTACTATTGTTACAATTGCCCGTGTTATTATTTGCCGGAACCATTACCGTGGAGTCGTTGCCGGATCTTCAGAAGGCCATCGGCCAGGCAAAGCCCGGCGATGAGATCATTTTGAAAAATGGGGTGTACACGGCAGAAACCGATATTAAGATTGCACAACAGGGTACCAAAGAACAACCCATTACCATCCGTGCCGAGCGCACCGGCGGAGCGGAAATAAACGGAAGTGGCGGCATAAGTATCGTTAGTCCGGCGGCTTATATCATCATCTCGGGTTTTAAGTTCACACATGCGGCTTCAAAAGCACGTACGGCGCCCGGTACCCGCTTTTGCCGCTGGACGCACAATGTTTTTGAAACACCTGGTAAAGGAGAATACCTGACCATTGCCGGCAGTGATCATGAAATCGACTACAACACTTTTCAAAACAAAACGGAGATGGGGCGTATCCTCGCGATCCGCGGAGAGGGAAAGCAGGTAGCGGAGCGCCTGCACATCCATCACAATTATTTTTACAATTTTCCGGACCAGGGTGGTGCCAATGGTGCGGAAACCCTGCAGTTTGGTTTAAGCGGGTTCAGTTTATCCACCAGCAACAGCGTTGTGGAGTACAATCTTTTTGAAAAATGTCATGGAGAAAATGAACTCATCTCCGTAAAAGCGTCCGGTGTAACGCTGCGTTACAATACCATCCGCGATTGCCCGGCGCAGTTCACCTTACGACATGGCAATAAATGCGAAGTGTACGGGAACTATTTTTTCAATACGCCTGGCATCCGCATTTTTGGAGATGACCATCATATCTTCAGCAATTATTTTGAGAACTGTGATCCGGCCATTACCATTGGAAATGGCGGGGCCGAGGTAGCTGATGGGGCACCGCTGACTTCCCATGACCGGCCGGACCGGGTATGGATCGCTTTTAATACACTGGTAAACAACAAACGGAATATTATACAGCCCGAACGGAAGAACGGGTTGGGATCCACTTTTATATCGGTGATCAGTAATATTATTCAGGGCGGTGATGCCGCGGTGTCCATTGCAGGGCCTTACACACAACCAAAATGGAGCGGAAATATTATTTTTAACACCAAAGGACCCGGTGATCTGCCGGAAGCGGGATACCGGGTGACCGATCCCAAATTGGTAAAGGGTGCTGATGGTATCTGGCGTTTGAGTAAGGGGAGTCCGGCTATTGGTGCGGGCGGCAGCAACCACCCCGTTGCAGCCGTAGATATGGAGGGGCAGCCGCGTAATAAAAAATGGGATATAGGTGCCGACCAGTACAGTACCGCAGCTACCACCGCCCAGGCTTTGAAGGCAAATGAAGTGGGTGCGCAGGCGAAATAG
- a CDS encoding alpha-L-fucosidase, producing MKRIVIIAFACLLAGMVNGQSVDKDTRMKWWREARFGMFIHWGVYSQWGGVYHGHQQARGGAEWIMNRSKIPVAEYQERAKSFNPVNYDPDAWVKMAKDAGMKYIIITSKHHDGFALFKSNASKWNVADATAYGKDLLKPLADACRKYGMKLGFYYSQAQDWNNPGGAVARKEMKEGWPNPDSAKIDAYTLAHKGHWDPAQETKTFDQYINDVAVPQVKEILSNYGDIAVLWWDTPTNMTDEAAQKLQDVLKLQPHIITNDRLKRPNFPGDTKTPEQKIPTQAELDGQDWETCMTINGSWGYKSWDHNWKSTETLIRNLVDIASKGGNYLLNIGPKEDGTVPGESIERLAAIGKWMKINSSAIYATHASPLADLSWGRCTMQQSGDNTLLNLFVFDWPKDGKLVVPGLANKVASAALLAGNKKLKARNENGNVVIDIPAAAPDAIASVIQLKVQGAVANVNTTGSKKMKTGELD from the coding sequence ATGAAAAGAATTGTAATCATTGCGTTTGCATGTTTGCTTGCAGGTATGGTAAACGGCCAGTCGGTGGATAAGGATACCCGCATGAAATGGTGGCGGGAAGCACGTTTCGGCATGTTCATTCATTGGGGGGTGTATTCGCAATGGGGCGGGGTGTACCATGGCCACCAGCAGGCGCGGGGTGGTGCCGAATGGATCATGAACCGCAGCAAGATTCCCGTGGCCGAATATCAGGAGCGGGCAAAATCTTTTAACCCCGTAAATTATGATCCGGATGCCTGGGTAAAGATGGCAAAGGATGCGGGGATGAAGTACATCATCATCACCTCCAAGCACCACGATGGCTTTGCGCTGTTTAAATCCAATGCCAGCAAATGGAATGTGGCAGATGCAACGGCTTATGGTAAAGACCTGCTGAAACCCCTGGCGGATGCCTGCCGCAAATACGGGATGAAGCTGGGTTTTTATTATTCCCAGGCGCAGGACTGGAACAATCCCGGTGGAGCGGTGGCGCGTAAGGAAATGAAGGAAGGCTGGCCGAACCCGGATTCCGCAAAAATAGATGCATATACCCTGGCGCATAAAGGGCACTGGGATCCTGCACAGGAAACAAAGACTTTTGATCAGTACATTAACGATGTGGCCGTGCCGCAGGTAAAAGAAATTTTATCCAACTATGGCGATATCGCCGTGCTGTGGTGGGATACACCTACCAACATGACGGACGAGGCCGCGCAGAAACTACAGGATGTATTAAAGCTTCAACCACATATCATCACCAACGACCGGCTGAAGCGGCCTAATTTTCCGGGGGATACCAAAACGCCGGAGCAAAAAATTCCCACACAGGCGGAGCTGGATGGGCAGGACTGGGAAACCTGCATGACCATCAACGGGAGCTGGGGGTATAAGAGCTGGGATCATAACTGGAAATCGACCGAGACCCTGATCCGTAACCTGGTGGATATTGCCTCCAAGGGCGGCAACTACCTGCTCAACATCGGACCAAAAGAGGATGGTACAGTGCCCGGGGAAAGTATTGAACGGCTGGCAGCTATTGGCAAATGGATGAAGATAAACAGCAGTGCCATTTACGCCACACATGCCAGTCCGCTGGCAGACCTGTCCTGGGGCCGGTGCACCATGCAGCAATCCGGTGACAATACCCTGCTGAACCTATTTGTGTTCGACTGGCCCAAAGACGGAAAGCTGGTGGTACCGGGCCTTGCCAATAAGGTAGCCAGTGCTGCATTACTGGCCGGTAACAAAAAACTAAAAGCCCGCAATGAAAACGGGAATGTGGTGATCGATATACCGGCCGCCGCACCGGATGCCATTGCTTCGGTGATCCAGCTGAAGGTGCAGGGCGCTGTAGCCAATGTAAATACAACCGGTTCCAAAAAAATGAAGACCGGCGAGCTGGATTAA